In a single window of the Burkholderia contaminans genome:
- a CDS encoding SDR family oxidoreductase: MQFDGQNVLVVGGSSGIGEAAARAFAAGGASVTIASRDAARLAASAARIGHGVRTGVMDTTDDTSVRAFFDSAGEFDHVVVSAAQTPTGPMRGLALADAYAAMDSKFWGAYRVARAVRIRQGGSLTFVSGFLSVRPSKTSVLQGAINAALESLARGLALELSPVRVNTVSPGLIATPLWSKLDAQARDRMYEGAAARLPAGRVGQPEDVANAVLYLASTPYATGSTVLVDGGGAIA; the protein is encoded by the coding sequence ATGCAATTCGATGGACAAAACGTGCTGGTGGTCGGCGGAAGTTCCGGGATCGGCGAAGCGGCCGCGCGGGCCTTTGCGGCGGGCGGGGCGAGCGTGACGATCGCGTCGCGCGACGCGGCCAGGCTGGCGGCGAGCGCAGCGAGGATCGGTCACGGCGTGCGAACCGGTGTGATGGACACGACCGACGACACCAGCGTACGTGCATTTTTCGATTCGGCGGGCGAATTCGACCACGTTGTCGTGTCGGCCGCGCAGACACCCACCGGTCCGATGCGTGGTCTCGCGCTCGCCGATGCGTACGCGGCGATGGACAGCAAGTTCTGGGGAGCCTATCGCGTCGCGCGGGCCGTACGTATTCGGCAGGGCGGGTCGCTGACGTTCGTGTCGGGCTTCCTGAGCGTGCGGCCGAGCAAGACCTCGGTCCTGCAAGGCGCGATCAACGCGGCGCTTGAATCGCTGGCGCGCGGGCTTGCGCTCGAGCTGTCGCCCGTGCGGGTGAATACGGTATCCCCGGGCCTGATCGCGACGCCGCTCTGGTCGAAGCTCGATGCGCAGGCGCGGGACAGGATGTACGAAGGCGCTGCGGCGCGCTTGCCGGCCGGCCGTGTCGGTCAACCCGAGGACGTTGCGAACGCCGTGCTCTACCTCGCGTCGACCCCGTACGCGACCGGCTCGACGGTGCTGGTCGACGGAGGCGGTGCGATCGCGTAG
- a CDS encoding dTDP-4-dehydrorhamnose reductase family protein, translated as MPNPTSSTDLPTVLLIGAAGLLGRAVAASLARESSLNLVATIRNPQSAGAKRLALPPENLAELDVLDEPALEHLFATCRPAAVIICAAERRPDVCERDPAAARAINVTAQARIGVLAARYGAWTLGISTDYVFDGKAAPYREDAAPNPLNIYGRTKLEGEAALLAASPLSCVLRLPLLFGPIVDWSESAVTSLVPAIVAAARPGADAVGMDAWAIRYPTYTPDVADVIRDLTLRHLAGASITGLRHWSGEEPMTKYDIAQRIAAALGIEAALKRIDQPTDATPRPYDCHLDASRVRAAGIDHATPFDAALRAVLRDAPQGL; from the coding sequence ATGCCAAACCCGACCTCGTCGACTGACCTCCCGACCGTCCTCCTCATCGGCGCCGCCGGCCTGCTCGGCCGCGCGGTGGCCGCATCCCTGGCCCGTGAATCGTCGCTGAACCTCGTCGCGACCATCCGGAACCCGCAGAGCGCAGGCGCAAAACGCCTGGCGCTGCCCCCGGAAAACCTCGCCGAACTCGACGTCCTCGACGAGCCAGCCCTCGAACACCTCTTCGCCACCTGCCGACCGGCCGCCGTGATCATCTGCGCGGCCGAGCGCCGCCCGGATGTCTGCGAACGCGATCCCGCGGCCGCACGCGCCATCAACGTCACGGCCCAGGCCCGCATCGGCGTGCTCGCCGCGCGCTACGGCGCATGGACGCTCGGCATCTCCACCGATTACGTTTTCGACGGCAAGGCTGCCCCGTACCGCGAGGACGCCGCGCCGAACCCGCTGAACATTTACGGCCGCACGAAGCTGGAAGGCGAGGCGGCGCTGCTCGCCGCGTCGCCGCTGTCGTGTGTGCTGCGCCTGCCGCTGCTCTTCGGCCCGATCGTCGACTGGAGCGAATCGGCCGTCACGAGCCTCGTGCCGGCGATCGTCGCTGCCGCTCGGCCGGGCGCCGACGCGGTCGGCATGGACGCATGGGCGATCCGTTACCCGACGTATACGCCGGATGTCGCGGACGTCATCCGCGACCTCACGCTGCGCCATCTCGCGGGCGCGTCGATCACGGGCCTTCGTCACTGGTCGGGCGAGGAGCCGATGACGAAGTACGACATTGCGCAGCGGATCGCGGCCGCGCTCGGCATCGAAGCCGCGCTCAAGCGAATCGACCAGCCGACCGACGCGACACCGCGCCCATATGACTGCCACCTGGACGCATCGCGCGTGCGTGCCGCCGGGATCGACCACGCGACGCCGTTCGATGCCGCGCTACGCGCCGTGCTGCGAGATGCGCCGCAGGGGCTGTAG
- a CDS encoding extradiol dioxygenase: MHFDHATIVTDDIDGTRRFFDEVVGLDTGPRPPFRVDGYWLYLDSRPMIHVTRATLPAREGRSTPRIDHIALRVDTHHEWATLIDRLSSSRIDYSLSEVPLSNELQLFVSIAPGVSVEFVTTLGADKLYGIPNG, from the coding sequence ATGCATTTCGACCACGCCACCATCGTTACCGATGACATTGACGGTACACGCCGCTTTTTCGATGAGGTCGTCGGTCTCGATACCGGGCCTCGACCGCCGTTCAGGGTCGACGGCTACTGGTTGTACCTCGATAGCCGCCCGATGATTCATGTCACGCGCGCAACGCTGCCTGCGCGCGAAGGCCGCAGCACGCCGCGCATCGATCACATTGCGCTTCGCGTCGACACGCATCACGAGTGGGCGACGTTGATCGATCGACTGTCCAGCAGTCGGATCGACTACTCGTTGAGCGAAGTACCGCTGTCCAATGAGTTGCAGTTGTTCGTGTCCATTGCGCCGGGGGTTTCCGTCGAATTCGTGACGACGCTCGGCGCCGACAAGCTGTACGGGATTCCGAACGGATGA